Proteins encoded within one genomic window of Candidatus Methylomirabilota bacterium:
- a CDS encoding chlorite dismutase family protein, producing MTTPGPGKPDEIKVPDEVKIPDEVKVPDGVKVEVAERGANGQISNRRLFMQLQAFGGCSEPKALAAALERSRIEAALYADLQDPRGVGVLTFAEDPAFFVTRVREVLAVEPFAGLVPKPELAMIGRTYSSGFEPDLEDWLLARPRRTVLNPDWPWAVWYPLRRTGAFAKLSAQEQGAILREHGTIGRAYGDADLAHDVRLACHGLDAHDNDFLIGLVGKELQPLSHLVQTMRKTVQTSQYMASLGPFFVGHAIWQSPPSPSQRPIR from the coding sequence ATGACCACCCCGGGGCCCGGCAAGCCTGACGAGATCAAGGTGCCAGACGAAGTCAAGATCCCAGACGAAGTCAAGGTCCCAGACGGAGTCAAGGTCGAGGTCGCCGAGCGCGGCGCAAACGGGCAGATCTCGAACCGCCGCCTCTTCATGCAGCTCCAGGCGTTCGGTGGATGTTCCGAGCCCAAGGCCCTGGCCGCCGCCCTCGAGAGAAGCCGGATCGAGGCGGCGCTCTACGCCGACCTTCAGGATCCTCGCGGCGTGGGCGTGCTCACGTTCGCCGAGGACCCGGCGTTCTTCGTCACGCGGGTGCGCGAGGTTCTGGCCGTCGAGCCCTTCGCCGGCCTGGTTCCCAAGCCCGAGCTGGCAATGATCGGCAGGACCTACTCGAGCGGCTTCGAGCCCGACCTCGAAGACTGGCTGCTGGCCCGCCCGCGCCGCACCGTGCTCAACCCGGACTGGCCCTGGGCGGTGTGGTATCCGCTGAGGCGGACGGGTGCCTTCGCCAAGCTGTCCGCCCAGGAGCAGGGCGCCATCCTCCGCGAGCACGGCACCATCGGGCGCGCCTACGGCGACGCAGATCTCGCCCATGACGTCAGGCTTGCCTGCCACGGTCTCGACGCCCACGACAACGATTTCCTCATCGGCCTGGTCGGCAAGGAGCTTCAGCCGCTCTCGCACCTCGTCCAGACCATGCGCAAGACCGTCCAGACGTCTCAGTACATGGCGAGCCTCGGCCCCTTCTTCGTGGGCCACGCCATCTGGCAGAGCCCCCCCAGCCCCTCGCAGAGACCAATCAGATGA
- a CDS encoding glutamate synthase subunit beta codes for MGKITGFLEIKRETPKRRPVGERVHDWQEVYLPFEADKLKKQGARCMDCGIPFCHQGCPLGNLIPDWNDLVYRDRWREAIDRLHATNNFPEFTGRLCPAPCEGSCVLGINDDPVTIKQVEVGIIDHAFDEGWVVPAPPAARTGKRVAVVGSGPAGLAAAEQLNRAGHSVTVFEKADRIGGLLRYGIPEFKMEKRILDRRLALMEAAGIAFRTSVNVGETLPVEALGKDFDASVLAGGAEWPRDLQIPGRELRGIHFAMDYLTLQNRRCEGDSVPDREFITAEGKNVVIIGGGDTGADCLGTVHRQGARSVTQFEILPRPPEERDPASNPWPLWPNIFRVSSAHEEGGVREYSVNTSHFSGVDGRVTTLHAVRVEIVKEGGRISFKNVPGTEYAMEADLVLLAMGFLGPRREGLLTDLGVKLTDRGNVWRDPNWMTTVQGVFAAGDIQRGQSLIVWAIAEGRSAARGVDLYLMGKSDLPAPLK; via the coding sequence ATGGGCAAGATCACCGGCTTTCTCGAGATCAAGCGCGAGACACCCAAGCGGCGTCCCGTCGGTGAGCGCGTCCACGACTGGCAGGAGGTTTACCTGCCCTTCGAGGCCGACAAGCTCAAGAAGCAGGGCGCGCGCTGCATGGACTGCGGCATCCCCTTCTGCCACCAGGGCTGCCCGCTCGGGAACCTGATCCCCGATTGGAACGACCTCGTCTACCGGGACCGCTGGCGCGAGGCCATCGACCGCCTCCACGCCACCAACAACTTTCCGGAGTTCACGGGCCGCCTCTGCCCCGCCCCCTGCGAGGGCTCCTGCGTGCTCGGCATCAACGACGACCCGGTCACGATCAAGCAGGTCGAGGTCGGCATCATCGACCACGCCTTCGACGAGGGCTGGGTCGTTCCCGCCCCGCCCGCAGCGCGCACGGGAAAGAGGGTCGCCGTGGTGGGCTCGGGCCCGGCAGGTCTCGCCGCCGCCGAGCAGCTCAACCGCGCCGGGCACTCGGTGACCGTGTTCGAGAAGGCCGACCGTATCGGCGGACTCCTCCGCTACGGCATCCCGGAATTCAAGATGGAGAAGCGCATTCTCGACCGCCGCCTGGCCCTGATGGAAGCGGCAGGGATCGCGTTCAGGACGAGCGTGAACGTGGGCGAGACACTGCCCGTCGAGGCGCTCGGCAAGGACTTCGACGCCAGCGTCCTGGCCGGAGGAGCGGAGTGGCCGCGGGACCTCCAGATCCCCGGGCGCGAGCTCCGGGGCATCCACTTCGCCATGGACTACCTCACGCTCCAGAACCGGCGTTGCGAGGGCGACAGCGTCCCGGATCGCGAGTTCATCACGGCCGAAGGCAAGAACGTCGTCATCATCGGCGGCGGCGACACCGGCGCCGACTGCCTCGGTACTGTCCACCGCCAGGGCGCGCGCTCCGTCACCCAGTTCGAGATCCTGCCCCGCCCGCCTGAAGAGCGCGATCCCGCCAGCAACCCCTGGCCCCTCTGGCCCAACATCTTCCGCGTCTCCTCGGCCCACGAGGAAGGAGGCGTGCGCGAGTACTCCGTCAACACCTCGCACTTCTCGGGAGTCGACGGGCGCGTGACGACCCTCCATGCGGTACGCGTGGAGATCGTTAAAGAGGGCGGCCGGATCAGCTTCAAGAACGTCCCGGGCACCGAGTACGCTATGGAGGCCGACCTGGTCCTGCTCGCCATGGGTTTCCTCGGCCCGCGGCGCGAGGGACTCCTGACAGACCTCGGCGTCAAGCTCACCGATCGTGGCAACGTCTGGCGGGACCCGAATTGGATGACGACCGTGCAGGGCGTGTTCGCCGCCGGCGACATCCAGCGCGGCCAATCGCTCATCGTCTGGGCCATCGCCGAGGGCCGAAGCGCCGCCCGCGGCGTGGATCTCTACCTGATGGGCAAGTCCGACCTCCCCGCCCCGCTCAAGTAG
- the gltB gene encoding glutamate synthase large subunit, with translation MSMKDGLSATTPAGMPGAQGLYDPAHEHDACGVGFVVDIKGRKSHAIVSQALQVLKNLLHRGACGCEPTTGDGAGILIQMPHAFLASECAALGLSLPSPRHYGAGLVFLPRDQAQAAQCRAMLDGIVREEGQTLLGWRVVPTDDAPVGPSARAAEPLIEQVFIGRAAGISDAQAFERKLYVIRKRVEHAVRRSDIPGRGYFYLPSLSANTLIYKGMLSADQIETMFPDIVDPRVESALALVHQRFSTNTFPSWPLAHPYRYIAHNGEINTLRGNINWMHAREALCRSTVLGDDLKKILPIVVEGGSDSAIFDNVLELLVMAGRPLPLAVLMMIPEAWSGHESMPILRKDFYEYHGCLMEPWDGPASIAFTDGTVIGAVLDRNGLRPSRYYVTKDGLVVMASEVGVLDIPPERVLIKERLHPGRIFLVDTAQGRIIDDAELKHAFATAHPYGEWLATHLTPLESLPEPPHLPEPAHETVLERQQAFGYTHEDLRLLLGPMASAGEEPIGSMGTDTSLAVLSDRPRLLYDYFKQLFAQVTNPPLDGIREELVTQIATSIGPEGNLLEPTPEACRQIKLKTPILDNAELARIRHVDRPGFKATTVPMLFRVADGTDGLARATEELCRKASQAVDAGFTYLILSDRGVDREHAPIPALLATAGVHHHLIREGKRVKVGLVIETGEPREVHHMALLLGYGAGAVNPYLAFETLDDMIRQGMLPALDHKTAITNYIKALNKGVLKVISKMGISTIQSYRAAQIFEAIGLAKGFVDRYFTWTASRIGGIGIDVVAKEALLRHHHAFPERPVGEPELDWGGEYQWRRDGEYHLFNPDTVFKLQHATSSKQYAIFKEYTDLVNTQNEHRATLRGLFTFKSTPKPIALQDVEPVEAILRRFATGAMSYGSISLEAHETLAIAMNRMGGRSNTGEGGEDPARYKRDPNGDWRRSAVKQVASGRFGVTSWYLINADELQIKMAQGAKPGEGGQLPGHKVYPWIAKVRHSMPGVGLISPPPHHDIYSIEDLAQLIHDLKNSNPRARISVKLVAEVGVGTVAAGVAKAHSDVVLISGHDGGTGASPLTSIKHGGVPWELGLAETQQVLVMNKLRDRITVQTDGQMKTGRDVVIAALLGAEEYGFSTAPLVVMGCIMMRVCHLNTCPVGIATQDPKLRAKFEGKPEFVETFFRFIAEEVREHMARLGFRTMDEMIGRSDLLDAANAVDHWKARGLDFSSILHRPQVGPEVAVRKVVEQDHGLERSLDVTTLVPLCREALERREPVDIRLPIRNVNRTVGTILGSEVTRLHGPDGLPDDTIRIHFTGSAGQSFGAFVPRGITLTLEGDANDYFGKGLSGGKLIVFPPREATFVAEENILVGNVVLYGATSGEAYFRGVAGERFGVRNSGALAVVEGAGDHGCEYMTGGRVVLIGRTGRNFAAGMSGGIAYVLDETGDFKRRCNLGMVDLEPLVDVEDVELVKDLLSRHIRHTQSPVAARLLVSWEATQQLFVKIMPRDYKRVLQAIKKAEESGMSVDEAVMASAHN, from the coding sequence ATGTCGATGAAGGACGGGTTGTCAGCGACGACGCCTGCCGGGATGCCCGGAGCCCAGGGCCTCTACGATCCTGCCCACGAGCACGACGCCTGCGGCGTCGGGTTCGTCGTGGACATAAAGGGGCGGAAGTCACACGCCATCGTGAGCCAGGCTCTCCAGGTGCTCAAGAACCTTCTCCACCGCGGCGCCTGCGGCTGTGAACCCACGACGGGGGACGGCGCCGGCATCCTGATCCAGATGCCGCACGCCTTCCTCGCCAGCGAGTGCGCCGCGCTCGGTCTCAGCCTCCCCTCGCCCAGGCACTACGGCGCCGGCCTCGTCTTCCTGCCGCGCGATCAAGCCCAGGCCGCGCAGTGCCGCGCGATGCTGGACGGGATCGTCCGGGAGGAGGGCCAGACCCTGCTCGGGTGGCGCGTGGTGCCGACCGACGACGCGCCGGTGGGGCCGAGCGCCCGCGCGGCCGAGCCTCTCATAGAACAGGTCTTCATCGGCCGGGCCGCAGGCATCTCCGACGCGCAGGCCTTCGAGCGCAAGCTCTACGTTATCCGCAAGCGCGTCGAGCACGCGGTCCGTCGCTCGGACATTCCCGGCCGCGGCTACTTCTACCTGCCGAGCCTCTCGGCCAATACCCTCATCTACAAGGGCATGCTCTCGGCCGACCAGATCGAGACCATGTTCCCGGATATCGTGGACCCGCGGGTCGAGTCCGCGCTCGCGCTCGTCCACCAGCGGTTCTCCACCAATACGTTCCCGTCGTGGCCGCTGGCGCATCCGTACCGCTACATCGCCCACAACGGGGAAATCAACACGCTGCGCGGCAACATCAACTGGATGCATGCGCGGGAAGCGCTCTGCCGGTCGACCGTTCTCGGCGACGACCTCAAGAAGATCCTGCCGATCGTCGTCGAGGGCGGCAGCGACTCGGCCATCTTCGACAACGTGCTGGAGCTCCTCGTCATGGCGGGCCGCCCCCTTCCGCTGGCGGTCCTGATGATGATCCCCGAGGCCTGGAGCGGGCACGAGTCCATGCCCATCCTGCGCAAGGACTTCTACGAGTACCACGGCTGCCTCATGGAGCCGTGGGACGGCCCGGCCTCGATCGCCTTCACCGACGGGACAGTCATCGGCGCGGTCCTCGACCGGAATGGCCTCCGCCCGTCGCGGTACTACGTCACGAAGGACGGGCTCGTGGTCATGGCGTCCGAAGTGGGCGTGCTCGACATCCCGCCCGAGCGGGTGCTGATCAAGGAGCGCCTCCATCCGGGCCGGATCTTCCTCGTGGACACGGCGCAGGGGCGCATCATCGACGACGCGGAGCTGAAGCACGCCTTCGCGACCGCGCACCCGTACGGCGAGTGGCTGGCAACCCACCTCACGCCGCTCGAGAGCCTGCCCGAGCCGCCTCACCTGCCCGAGCCCGCACACGAGACCGTCCTCGAGCGCCAGCAGGCCTTCGGCTACACCCATGAAGACCTCCGCCTGCTGCTGGGGCCCATGGCGTCCGCAGGCGAGGAGCCCATAGGCTCCATGGGCACCGACACGTCGCTCGCCGTGCTCTCGGACCGCCCGCGACTCCTCTACGACTACTTCAAGCAGCTCTTCGCGCAGGTGACCAACCCGCCGCTCGACGGCATCCGCGAAGAGCTGGTGACCCAGATCGCGACCAGTATCGGTCCCGAGGGCAACCTCCTCGAGCCCACGCCCGAGGCCTGCCGGCAGATCAAGCTCAAGACCCCGATCCTCGACAATGCCGAGCTGGCGCGGATCCGCCACGTTGACCGGCCTGGTTTCAAGGCCACGACCGTGCCCATGCTGTTCCGCGTGGCCGACGGCACGGACGGCCTGGCGCGCGCGACGGAAGAGCTCTGCCGGAAGGCGAGCCAGGCGGTGGATGCGGGATTCACCTATCTCATCCTCTCCGACCGCGGTGTCGACCGCGAGCACGCGCCCATTCCGGCGCTCTTGGCGACGGCCGGAGTCCACCACCACCTGATCCGCGAGGGCAAGCGCGTCAAGGTCGGTCTGGTCATCGAGACGGGCGAGCCGCGCGAGGTCCACCACATGGCGCTCCTCCTGGGCTACGGCGCGGGCGCGGTCAACCCGTACCTCGCCTTCGAGACGCTCGACGACATGATCCGCCAGGGCATGCTGCCGGCGCTGGATCACAAGACGGCGATCACGAACTACATCAAGGCGCTCAACAAGGGCGTCCTCAAGGTCATCTCGAAGATGGGCATCTCGACCATTCAGTCGTACCGGGCGGCCCAGATCTTCGAGGCGATCGGGCTCGCGAAGGGCTTCGTGGACCGCTACTTCACGTGGACGGCGTCCCGCATCGGCGGCATCGGCATCGACGTGGTCGCGAAAGAGGCGCTCCTGCGCCACCACCACGCCTTCCCGGAGCGGCCCGTGGGCGAGCCCGAGCTCGACTGGGGCGGCGAGTACCAGTGGCGGCGCGACGGCGAGTACCACCTCTTCAATCCCGACACCGTGTTCAAGCTCCAGCACGCCACGAGCTCGAAGCAGTACGCGATCTTCAAGGAGTACACGGACCTCGTCAACACGCAGAACGAGCACCGGGCGACGCTCCGCGGGCTCTTCACGTTCAAGTCCACACCAAAGCCGATCGCGCTCCAGGACGTCGAGCCCGTCGAGGCGATCCTCAGGCGCTTCGCCACCGGCGCCATGTCCTACGGCTCGATCAGCCTCGAGGCTCACGAGACGCTGGCCATCGCCATGAACCGGATGGGCGGCCGCTCCAACACGGGCGAGGGCGGCGAGGACCCGGCGCGCTACAAGCGCGACCCGAACGGCGACTGGCGGCGCAGCGCGGTCAAGCAGGTCGCCTCGGGGCGCTTCGGCGTCACGAGCTGGTACCTGATCAACGCGGACGAGCTCCAGATCAAGATGGCCCAGGGCGCCAAGCCCGGCGAGGGCGGCCAGTTGCCCGGCCACAAGGTCTACCCCTGGATCGCCAAGGTCCGGCACTCGATGCCGGGCGTGGGGCTCATCTCGCCGCCCCCGCACCACGACATCTACTCGATCGAGGATCTGGCCCAGTTGATCCACGATCTCAAGAACTCGAACCCGCGGGCGCGGATCAGCGTCAAGCTCGTCGCCGAGGTCGGAGTCGGGACCGTCGCGGCGGGAGTGGCCAAGGCGCATTCGGACGTCGTGCTGATCTCGGGCCACGACGGCGGCACCGGCGCGTCGCCCTTGACCTCGATCAAGCATGGCGGGGTCCCGTGGGAGCTCGGGCTCGCGGAGACCCAGCAGGTGCTGGTCATGAACAAGCTCCGCGACCGGATCACCGTGCAGACGGACGGGCAGATGAAGACCGGGCGCGACGTCGTCATCGCGGCGCTCCTCGGCGCCGAGGAGTACGGCTTCTCCACGGCGCCGCTCGTCGTCATGGGCTGCATCATGATGCGGGTCTGCCATCTCAACACCTGCCCGGTCGGCATCGCGACCCAGGACCCGAAGCTCCGGGCCAAGTTCGAGGGCAAGCCCGAGTTCGTCGAGACCTTCTTCCGCTTCATCGCGGAGGAGGTGCGCGAGCACATGGCGCGCCTCGGCTTCCGTACGATGGACGAGATGATCGGCCGCTCGGACCTGCTCGACGCCGCAAATGCCGTGGACCATTGGAAGGCCCGCGGCCTCGACTTCTCCTCCATCCTCCACAGGCCGCAGGTCGGGCCCGAGGTCGCCGTCCGGAAGGTGGTCGAGCAGGACCACGGGCTCGAGAGATCTCTCGACGTGACGACCCTCGTGCCGCTCTGCCGCGAGGCGCTCGAGCGCCGCGAGCCCGTGGACATCCGGCTGCCCATCAGGAACGTCAACCGCACGGTGGGGACCATCCTCGGCTCGGAGGTGACGCGCCTCCACGGCCCGGACGGGCTCCCGGACGACACCATCCGCATCCACTTCACGGGCTCGGCGGGGCAGAGCTTCGGCGCTTTCGTGCCACGCGGCATCACGCTGACGCTCGAAGGAGACGCCAACGACTACTTCGGCAAGGGTCTCTCGGGCGGCAAGCTCATCGTCTTCCCCCCGCGGGAGGCGACCTTCGTGGCCGAGGAGAACATCCTGGTCGGCAACGTGGTGCTCTACGGCGCCACGAGCGGCGAGGCGTACTTCCGCGGCGTCGCCGGCGAGCGGTTCGGCGTCAGGAACAGCGGCGCGCTCGCGGTCGTGGAGGGCGCCGGGGACCACGGCTGCGAGTACATGACCGGCGGCCGCGTGGTGCTCATCGGGCGCACGGGCCGCAACTTCGCCGCCGGCATGTCGGGCGGCATCGCCTACGTCCTCGACGAGACGGGCGATTTCAAGCGCCGGTGCAACCTGGGCATGGTGGACCTCGAGCCCCTGGTGGACGTCGAGGACGTCGAGCTCGTCAAGGACCTCCTGTCGCGCCACATCCGCCACACTCAGAGCCCGGTCGCCGCGCGGCTTCTCGTCAGCTGGGAGGCGACGCAGCAACTGTTCGTCAAGATCATGCCGCGCGACTACAAGCGCGTGTTGCAGGCGATCAAGAAGGCCGAGGAAAGCGGCATGTCAGTGGACGAGGCCGTGATGGCCTCGGCACACAACTAG
- a CDS encoding LysR family transcriptional regulator, protein MNLDTLKLYCDVVRLRSFSRAATANGVTQSAASQSIQQLEGDLDVPLLDRSRRPLVATEAGRVFFDACRDLLESFEKARAGLLASRDRVEGTVRVAAIYSVGLHDMSRHMQPFMSAHPHARVLLECLHPHKVVEAVQNDEADVGVLSYPAATRTLSVLPLRSEPMVLVTHPSHRLAKRKHVEAGDLAGEKFIAFDRDLAVRKAIDRVLKQHGVKVEVVMEFDNVETIKQAIGIAAGVSILPRPTVVMESGMRTLATVPLAFSGLARPIGLIYRRGKRLTPAVARFIETLRKADESPAE, encoded by the coding sequence GTGAACCTCGACACGCTCAAGCTCTACTGTGACGTCGTGAGGCTGCGGAGCTTCTCGCGCGCCGCGACGGCCAACGGCGTCACGCAGTCGGCGGCCAGCCAATCCATCCAGCAGCTCGAGGGCGACCTCGACGTCCCACTTCTCGACCGCTCTCGCAGGCCACTGGTCGCCACAGAGGCCGGCCGCGTGTTCTTCGACGCCTGCCGCGATCTCCTCGAGAGCTTCGAAAAGGCGCGGGCCGGGCTGCTCGCCTCCAGGGATCGGGTGGAGGGGACGGTGCGCGTCGCGGCGATCTACTCGGTGGGGCTCCACGACATGAGCCGGCACATGCAGCCCTTCATGTCGGCGCATCCGCACGCGCGCGTGCTCCTCGAGTGCCTGCATCCTCACAAGGTGGTGGAGGCGGTCCAGAACGACGAGGCCGACGTGGGCGTCCTGTCGTATCCCGCGGCGACCCGGACACTCAGCGTATTGCCGCTCCGCTCAGAGCCGATGGTGCTGGTGACGCATCCGAGCCACCGTCTCGCCAAGCGGAAGCACGTGGAGGCCGGCGACCTCGCGGGCGAGAAGTTCATCGCGTTCGACCGCGATCTCGCGGTGCGCAAGGCGATCGACCGCGTGCTCAAGCAGCACGGGGTCAAGGTCGAGGTGGTCATGGAGTTCGACAACGTCGAGACCATCAAGCAGGCCATCGGCATCGCCGCCGGGGTCAGCATCCTGCCGCGGCCAACCGTGGTGATGGAGTCGGGAATGCGGACGCTGGCCACGGTGCCGCTCGCGTTCTCCGGCCTCGCGAGGCCGATCGGGCTCATCTACCGGCGGGGCAAGCGGCTGACTCCCGCCGTCGCGCGCTTCATCGAAACCCTTCGCAAAGCCGACGAGTCCCCCGCGGAGTAA
- a CDS encoding MBL fold metallo-hydrolase, with protein MEVRKFVSRGGIRVYGMPVETFPGHVNNIYLIVDGDTLTLVDVGSGTEDSVKGLHERFDEMRDRFGERVSLDDVRHVVITHAHIDHFGWVGHFTRETGARVWVHELDARVLSRFEERMVLASKDMRVFLERAGVTPELRDELETMYRFSKAFFKSVTIDGVVKDGQRIINGYRVHHTPGHCPGQICLEVDDLLFTADHVLSRITPHQSPASITPFCGLELYLQSLDKVRRLGGIRLALPGHEAPIEDMPARIGVIAAHHERRLGQVLDLCRDPMTLVEVSRRLFGPRAGYTRLLALEEAGAHVEYLFQRGELGIANLSEVSEQANPVIQYETRRGAAA; from the coding sequence ATGGAGGTGCGGAAGTTTGTGAGCCGGGGCGGCATCCGGGTCTACGGGATGCCCGTCGAGACCTTCCCGGGCCACGTCAACAACATCTACCTGATCGTCGACGGCGACACGCTGACCCTCGTGGACGTCGGCTCGGGCACCGAGGACTCGGTCAAGGGGCTCCACGAGCGCTTCGACGAGATGCGGGACCGCTTCGGCGAGCGCGTCTCGCTGGACGACGTCCGACATGTCGTCATCACCCACGCCCACATCGACCACTTCGGCTGGGTCGGCCACTTCACCCGCGAGACCGGGGCCCGCGTCTGGGTCCACGAGCTGGATGCCCGGGTGCTGAGCCGCTTCGAGGAGCGGATGGTGCTGGCCTCGAAGGACATGCGGGTCTTCCTCGAGCGGGCCGGGGTCACGCCCGAGCTGAGGGACGAGCTCGAGACCATGTACCGGTTCTCGAAGGCCTTCTTCAAGTCCGTCACGATCGACGGCGTGGTCAAGGACGGCCAGCGCATCATCAACGGCTACCGGGTCCACCACACGCCCGGCCACTGCCCCGGGCAGATCTGCCTCGAGGTGGACGATTTGCTCTTCACGGCCGATCACGTGCTCTCGCGCATCACGCCCCACCAGTCGCCGGCCTCCATCACGCCCTTCTGCGGGCTCGAGCTCTATCTCCAGTCGCTCGACAAGGTGCGCCGGCTGGGCGGGATCAGGCTGGCGCTGCCCGGGCACGAGGCGCCGATCGAGGACATGCCGGCTCGCATCGGCGTCATCGCGGCCCACCATGAGCGCCGGCTCGGCCAGGTGCTCGATCTCTGTCGCGATCCGATGACGCTGGTGGAGGTCTCCAGGCGCCTCTTCGGGCCGAGGGCGGGCTACACTCGGCTCCTGGCGCTCGAGGAGGCGGGGGCGCACGTCGAGTACCTCTTCCAGCGGGGCGAGCTCGGCATCGCAAACCTGAGCGAGGTCAGCGAGCAGGCCAATCCCGTCATTCAGTACGAGACCCGACGAGGAGCCGCCGCATGA